TGTATCGGGAAGTCGATACGGTTATTGAGATCGGCGGACAAGATTCTAAGTTCATCCGCATCCATCAAGGTCGTGTTGTCGAGTTCGAAATGAACAAGGTTTGTGCCGCCGGGACTGGGTACTTTCTGCAGGAACAAGCGGATCGACTCAATTATCCCGTAAGCGAATTGAGCAAAGCGGCCTTTGAAAGCCTTCATCCTTGTGATCTGGGCAGCCGTTGCACCGTTTTCATGGAATCCGACCTCGTCAACTTCCAACAGATGGGCGTAAACACCCCGGACTTGATCGGTGGTCTCAGCTACGCTATTGTGAAAAACTATTTAGAAAAAGTCGTCGTCGGCAAGCCGATCGGAGACCACATATTATTTCTCGGCGGTGTAGCCCTGAATGCCAGCGTCGTCTCTGCTTTTCAAAACATCCTTGGCAAAAAGCTCATGGTTCCCGAACATCACGAAGTCTCCGCGGCCTATGGCATGGCCTTGTTTGCCAAAGAATGGGCTCGTTCCCTGAAAAATGATGAAACCAGTTCATTTTATGGAATCAACACCATCGCTCAAGATTATCACCAAACGTTTTTTCAGTGCCACGATTGTTCGAATCGTTGTCGCATCGGTCATGTGACCCTCGATGGAGGCCAGAAATCCTTCAACTACGGCGGTTCTTGCGGAAAATATGAGCGTAAGGCGACGAACAAACATCGTCTGCCAAATCTGATGCAAAGACGTCAAGAACTTTTGTTGAGTTATCATCGGCCAACACAGGACGGACGAGATCGGATCGGCATACCTCGCGCCCAGCTTTTTTACGATTTATTCCCTCTATATTGCACATTTCTGCAAGAGCTAGGTTTTGATGTCGTCATAACCGAAGAAACCAATACGAAAATCGCTCACCGGGGAGCGGAAACCTCCACCATCGACAACTGCTACTCCTGCAAGGTCGTCTACGGTCATGTCGCTGAACTCCAGGCATTGGGGGTAACAAAGGTCTTTTTTCCGTCGGTGATCGAATTTGAACGTCGTGTTCAAGATCTGGAGCGCAATCATAGTTGCCCTTTCATTCAAGGAATGCCCGGATTGATCAAAGATCATTTTACGACGCTTGAATTCTATACACCCTGTTTTTATCGTGACCGAGAAGATGTTGACTGGCAGAGCGAACTCGTCTCGTTGGGCCTAAAGCTGGGGAAGGATCTCCCCCGTGTTAAAGAAGCTGTTCAAAAAGCGGCGGAGGCGCAGTCCGATTTTCGCCGAAACTGCGAAGAGATTGGAAAAAACCTGCTCCAACAAGTATCGATGGAGCAAAAAGCAGCCGTCATTCTCGGCAAAGTGTACAACGTCTGCGATCCTTTCCTCAACATGGGGCTCGCTGATAAGTTATCGGAATTTGACGTGATTTCCTTGCCCTACGACTGCTTGCCTCTTTCCGAACAACAGCTTCCCTCGAATTATATGGACATGATCTGGTCTTGCGGACAAGATCTGCTGCGAGCCGCCAAAATCATCACCCAGAGCAAAGACCTCTTTCCCGTACTTGTGACGAATTTTGGCTGCGGCCCTGATTCCTTCATCATTAAATACTTGGAAGAACTGTTTTGCGAAAAATCATTCTTGGTTCTCGAAGTCGATGAGCATACCTCTGACGTCGGTTACCTGACACGGATCGAAGCGTTCATGAATAACATTCAATTCGAAAAAACGTCCAGTTTTGAGCGCCTCACCTCAAAGTTCCAACCCTTTATTCCTTCACCGGAATTGAAAAAGTTCGACCGCTTGCTTTATGTTCCCTGGGGCTTTGATAGCTATCGAGCGATCGCGGCCGCCTTTGCGTCGATCGGGATCAGAACGAAGATGCTTCCGGTTCACGACGAGCAAACGGAGAAATATGGCCGGGCTCATAGCTCAGGGAAAGAGTGTTTACCCTATATCATGCATGTCGGCGATGCGGTCAGGATGACAGAGGACCCAGAATTTGATCCCGCTACATCGGCGCTCATGATGCCGGCGGGAGATTTGGCCTGCCGGGTATCCGCGTTTTCCACTGCCATTAAGTTTGTCTTGAGAGATTTGGGCTATCCCGACCTGCCTGTCATCGCGCCTCGCATATCTGTTGATAAAGACGAGGTGCTGAGTGTCTTTGGCATCAAATTTGCCAGAAACGTCTTTCGAGGCATCATGTCCATTGAACTGCTTGGTCAAAAAGTCACAGAAATTCGACCGTACGAAATACATCCAGGGGATACAGATACACTATACCAAGAATCGCTAGATAAAATCTGTGACGCCATTGTCAAAGGAGACCTGTTGGAGGTCCTTGCCGACTGTATCGCCGCTTTCGAAAAAATCCAAGTCAATCGCGAACAAAACCGTCCCATC
The Heliomicrobium undosum genome window above contains:
- a CDS encoding acyl-CoA dehydratase activase — encoded protein: MISTKKSVDNGDRQWSLGLDVGSVTVKVVLLDPDDQVRFKRYEKHHSKPVETLYRSFLHLNEALKKELSSFRAAVTGSGQKLISNRLSIPSVNEIVAQATATAHFYPGVRSVIEIGGQDSKHILLSGSETNAKDVRIISQKMNDICAAGTGAFVEQQAERMQLSLDTFAKLAIGSNHPAFIAGRCAVFSKSDIVHLMQEGVPKGDIAAGICNAVVRNYVAQFIKGQHVEKPVIFQGGLAANQGVVKSFRESLGLSDEDFIIAEHYEVMGAIGAALWSQVNDGTGHNLVTFMKELEKYIHIETKAPAVQRHFPRLIPDIQRRTVIPPGRHDWTGNLYLGIDIGSTSTCVAVINENLELVEKVYALNREGPIQSVKNALNQLQEKRGNQKAIRFSGVGVTGSGRSLVSRFIGADVVRDEISAQVKAAIQMYREVDTVIEIGGQDSKFIRIHQGRVVEFEMNKVCAAGTGYFLQEQADRLNYPVSELSKAAFESLHPCDLGSRCTVFMESDLVNFQQMGVNTPDLIGGLSYAIVKNYLEKVVVGKPIGDHILFLGGVALNASVVSAFQNILGKKLMVPEHHEVSAAYGMALFAKEWARSLKNDETSSFYGINTIAQDYHQTFFQCHDCSNRCRIGHVTLDGGQKSFNYGGSCGKYERKATNKHRLPNLMQRRQELLLSYHRPTQDGRDRIGIPRAQLFYDLFPLYCTFLQELGFDVVITEETNTKIAHRGAETSTIDNCYSCKVVYGHVAELQALGVTKVFFPSVIEFERRVQDLERNHSCPFIQGMPGLIKDHFTTLEFYTPCFYRDREDVDWQSELVSLGLKLGKDLPRVKEAVQKAAEAQSDFRRNCEEIGKNLLQQVSMEQKAAVILGKVYNVCDPFLNMGLADKLSEFDVISLPYDCLPLSEQQLPSNYMDMIWSCGQDLLRAAKIITQSKDLFPVLVTNFGCGPDSFIIKYLEELFCEKSFLVLEVDEHTSDVGYLTRIEAFMNNIQFEKTSSFERLTSKFQPFIPSPELKKFDRLLYVPWGFDSYRAIAAAFASIGIRTKMLPVHDEQTEKYGRAHSSGKECLPYIMHVGDAVRMTEDPEFDPATSALMMPAGDLACRVSAFSTAIKFVLRDLGYPDLPVIAPRISVDKDEVLSVFGIKFARNVFRGIMSIELLGQKVTEIRPYEIHPGDTDTLYQESLDKICDAIVKGDLLEVLADCIAAFEKIQVNREQNRPIVGLVGDDYTRGNSFANDNIIKQLESLGAEVRTVPIWGTYLEFQMGMKPRKTLRRKNYLEFFGDTLKSYVGHRDMKKIIQLFEGRLQCIPDDTVIQMIERSSKYVDERSEPLVIMAFSHVLRLLEHGVAGIVNLLGFQCMIHNLVAGLLGSVYKDHDNLPNVTLSYDFLEKGHLTNRIEAFMYQVQQYHRGNHTHVRRVPDGL